One segment of Castanea sativa cultivar Marrone di Chiusa Pesio chromosome 3, ASM4071231v1 DNA contains the following:
- the LOC142629655 gene encoding uncharacterized protein LOC142629655 isoform X1 — protein sequence MMMKEKGESSKKMRAVPNDHGFTETVLSWSLEQIENQDLYKDQVKNIPQSFESVHQYLGSYVYPLLEETRAQVYSSMENVSTAPFTELNAFYESEPNGENLYDVQVDSWSNRCSDWSKEPYKTLPGDILILADAKPEHISDLQRIGRSWAFVMVTKIREDDIDDNDDIQEDDIDDNDDIREDNDTSTSFKVKALKDIDVDVGKKSSFVVFLTNTTPNKRMWNALHMHENLNIIRKVLCTSSLNEKDCELCSAQSDGSWDEKLAMSITSKLNESQSNAILSCLRKMHCNHKKLSVELIWGPPGTGKTKTTGTLLFTLLRMGYRTLTCGPTNVAIKEVASHALKLAKESVKTNIGTDALFCSLGDILLFGNKKRLKVGLDMEIINLDYRVKKLRQCLGPLTGWRHCFTSMIDLLEDSVSQFHIFLDNELIKEREQNSEEEIKEIESEDETDGGEGKCKSFLDFLRERFVATSSQLKNCLLVFCTHLPKKYILEHNFQNIFSLIGLLKSFETLLFKDDVESEALEELFLHSTVGQDIPFPLYVRRKECLSLLKELQGSFNELDLPSSRNKWSIMNFCFKSASLIFCTASSSYMLHAVKMDPLNILIIDEAAQLKECESTIPLQLPGLRHAILVGDERQLPAMITSNISKEVGFGRSLFERLSSLGCTKRHLNIQYRMHPSISFFPNANFYDNKILDAPNVKGKSYERQYLPGPMFGPYSFISVTDGREEKDDSERSWRNMVEVSIVMKMLRNLYKAWVGTGSKQNYHIGVISPYAAQVVEIQERLRWKFDALDGFTVKVKSVDGFQGGEEDLIIMSTVRSNTHASIGFTSNLQRTNVALTRARHCLWILGNDNTLVNSGSVWKNLVLDAKNRQCFFYADQDKDLAKAILDVKKEFEQFDDLLNPDSILFRNARWKVLFSDNFLKSFQKLKSVRRKKSVINLLLKISSGWRPKKLSVVCESSSPILKQFKVEGLYIVCANDIVKKWSDIEKELRYSQVLKIWDIAPIEDIPKLVKPLDSMFKKYTYDFINRCQEKYLEGGLEIPKSWSISTDIFRIRKLDNHENGINLSGCATDGRSYVENARVNESLMLMKFYCSSVAVTHLLSNHDGGELDLPFEVFDQELEIVIFPRSTFVLGRSGTGKTTVLTMKLFQKEKQHHMARELLYEEKEVKETAAKMKENVLHQLFVTVSPKLCYAVKQHVSHFKSFSYGGNSSKGSSLIDMYDFDDASQFKDIPDSFVDVPPLSYPLVITFHKFLIMLDGTVGNSYFERFPKARKISKGPISSSSVSLQSFIRMKEVNYERFSTTYWPRFNTQLTKKLDSSRVFIEIISHIKGGPQATKAGDGKLSREDYVRLSKGRISLLCRQEREIIYEIFQNYEKMKKQNGEFDFSDLVIDLHRRLRVERYKGDEMHFVYVDEAQDLTLSQIALFKYICKNVEEGFVFSGDTAQTIMKGIDFRFQDIRSLFYNKFVLESKSSRQDGRKEKGIISEIFHLSQNFRTHDGVLKLSQSVIELIYHFFPLSTDILPPETSLIYGEAPILLESGNKENAIITIFGKSGNSRGSIVGFGAEQVILVRDDFARKEITNHVGNQALVLTIVECKGLEFQDVLLYNFFSSSSLKNEWRVIYKYMEEQDLLDSTLPISFPSFNKAKHNVLCSELKQLYVAITRTRQRLWISENSEDLCKPMFDYWKKKCLVQVRQLDDLLAQEMQVSSSAEEWKSRGFKLYLEHKFEFAITCFERAGDIYWQRRSKAEGLRENADHMRGSNLGKANVMLRQAAEIFITIGRVDSAAQCFSDLGEYERAGRLYLEKCGESELQRAGECFCLAGCYELAAEVYAKGNFFSECLKVCTKGKLFKMGFKYIQHWKNNATKDFVVARRGKELDKIEHKFLESAARHHHQLKDSRSMMQFVKAFQSMNLMRRFLRSLDCLGELLLLEEESGNFLEAANIAKLRGEILHEADLLGKAGNVKEASMLLLFYVLYNSLWTPGSKGWPLKQFTQKLELLAKAKSFAKNDSNFYSFVCTEADILSNEQSNLSITKKYLNASQRHNSVGGEIISARKILDAHLQSNCAKYVWHDYFVFDLTKHSEQVTSRNQISVETLFYFWNFWKDKILSIFKYLRCLDTQDVNEYRSYGDFCLNYLGVRRQFHNLNAIYVLLNSDADWVREDSRFIHRNGNLVYIDVRHFVATAQSYWCSELLCAGMKVLANLEALYNFSMNNYALSLFCQSRSLTYIYEVAKFLLESKYLNCSHYNNKTLQRYVELSTKSFFGYIFPLDWRKSLAENMFSLRELEVSRNLLEQVIIENISLKGKLTYGQIGRVVVITLGLGKINNGLYKEILKRFDGTYGNPPWKTFIQVLRGNMGPEFPQGTLTDNNCESPREPCILLKLQEALLDTYNANWREVDYISPGCFLYLIERLLILASSFKGYFITSKSSFAEWFIYQAADTNPNSTLVAQMRPSHIIFEFIVKVVQRLLYDKNDTMDWIRRSDINVKDYYPLLVLRLVSIICLVHLNSGEFLEFLLELLGRSYITLQLPWEFYDFIRRKQKDINVNVLAEAFKKIHNPLVIVSLGGNCSRFLCPDAIFVDMTVKQCREDMLKVLFPKTVKPSQGQTETFEVGVTNSGNEVLSSGTCDQDSRNCKSAPSNFALVADQGDSNNINGSRLRVNYFGEIFEALKSLEYGKDPRSFLLNVQMMKQVNVEKSIHLVSTAMHERLQNAINNVDENLLEEVDSMVDELKQLSAALDVSELELGNNMSTIQELCKRLLSRRPNLEPILSKQFLQLGTNLVVETSGSISNEQQCDVKDSDSKAKENTSADVASVSNRKSSQETENKVKGNKSMKNKG from the exons atgaTGATGAAGGAGAAGGGAGAGAGTTCAAAGAAGATGAGAGCAGTTCCTAATGATCATGGCTTCACTGAAACTGTGCTCTCTTGGTCCCTTGAACAAATTGAAAATCAAGACCTTTACAAGGACCAg GTAAAAAACATTCCACAGTCCTTCGAATCAGTTCACCAGTATCTTGGTTCATACGTTTACCCTTTATTGGAAGAAACTCGTGCACAAGTCTATTCAAGTATGGAGAATGTATCAACAGCACCTTTTACTGAATTAAATGCATTTTATGAATCTGAGCCAAACGGAGAAAATTTGTATGATGTTCAGGTTGATTCCTGGAGTAACCGATGCAGTGATTGGAGCAAGGAGCCTTACAAAACGTTGCCTggagatattttaattttagcagATGCTAAACCCGAGCATATTTCTGATTTACAAAGAATAGGAAGGTCTTGGGCTTTTGTAATGGTCACTAAAATCCGAGAGGATGATattgatgacaatgatgatatCCAAGAGGATGAtattgatgataatgatgatattCGAGAGGATAATGATACATCTACTAGCTTTAAAGTCAAGGCATTGAAAGatattgatgttgatgttgGGAAGAAATCATCGTTTGTGGTTTTCTTGACAAATACAACCCCTAACAAGAGAATGTGGAATGCACTGCACATGCATGAAAATCTGAATATCATTAGAAAAGTCTTGTGCACTAGTTCTTTG AATGAGAAAGACTGTGAGCTCTGTTCTGCACAGAGTGATGGCAGCTGGGATGAGAAATTGGCAATGAGTATTACTTCAAAACTGAATGAATCCCAAAGCAACGCTATTCTTTCTTGTCTACGTAAGATGCATTGCAACCACAAGAAGTTGTCTGTGGAACTTATATGGGGTCCGCCTGGTACTGGCAAAACAAAAACCACTGGCACCCTGCTTTTCACCCTTCTAAGAATGGGATATAGGACTCTTACTTGTGGCCCAACAAATGTTGCAATTAAAGAAGTGGCCTCTCATGCCCTAAAGCTGGCGAAAGAATCCGTCAAAACCAATATTGGAACGGATGCTTTGTTTTGCTCACTTGGAGATATTCTCTTATTTGGGAATAAGAAGCGTCTCAAGGTTGGTTTGGACATGGAAATTATAAATTTGGATTATCGGGTCAAAAAGCTTAGACAGTGCTTGGGGCCTCTGACTGGTTGGAGGCATTGTTTTACTTCAATGATTGATCTTCTTGAAGATTCTGTTTCTCAATTTCACATCTTCTTGGACAATGAACTgatcaaagagagagaacaaaatagtgaagaagaaattaaagagATAGAAAGTGAGGATGAAACTGATGGTGGCGAGGGGAAATGCAAGTCATTTCTTGATTTTCTGAGAGAAAGATTTGTTGCTACTTCATCACAACTTAAAAATTGTCTTCTAGTCTTTTGTACACATTTACCCAAGAAATACATTCTCGAGCACAATTTCCAAAACATTTTTTCTCTTATTGGCCTACTTAAGTCTTTTGAAACCTTGCTGTTTAAAGATGATGTGGAATCTGAAGCACTGGAGGAGCTTTTTTTACATTCAACAGTAGGTCAAGATATACCATTCCCACTGTATGTAAGGAGAAAAGAATGCCTTTCTCTTTTAAAAGAACTTCAGGGTTCATTTAATGAACTTGATCTTCCGAGCTCTAGGAACAAATGGTcaataatgaatttttgtttCAAATCAGCTTCCTTAATTTTTTGCACTGCTTCAAGTTCTTATATGCTGCACGCGGTAAAAATGGACCCACTGAACATTCTGATTATTGATGAAGCTGCACAATTAAAGGAGTGTGAGTCGACCATTCCCCTACAACTTCCGGGATTAAGGCATGCTATTCTTGTTGGTGATGAGCGCCAATTACCAGCAATGATTACAAGCAAT ATTTCTAAGGAAGTTGGTTTTGGGAGAAGTTTATTTGAGAGGTTGAGCTCATTGGGTTGCACAAAGCGTCATCTCAATATACAGTACCGAATGCATCCATCTATTAGTTTTTTCccaaatgcaaatttttatgACAACAAGATTTTAGATGCTCCAAATGTTAAAGGAAAAAGCTATGAAAGACAGTATCTTCCAGGGCCGATGTTTGGTCCCTATTCTTTCATTAGTGTAACAGATGGTAGGGAAGAGAAGGATGATTCTGAGCGTAGTTGGAGAAACATGGTTGAGGTTTCTATTGTGATGAAAATGCTGAGGAATTTATACAAAG CATGGGTTGGCACTGGCTCCAAACAGAATTACCACATTGGTGTAATATCTCCTTATGCTGCTCAAGTAGTAGAAATTCAAGAAAGACTTAGATGGAAGTTTGATGCCCTTGATGGATTTACAGTAAAGGTCAAGTCAGTAGATGGGTTCCAGGGTGGGGAAGAGGACCTAATTATAATGTCAACAGTAAGGTCTAATACTCATGCATCAATTGGGTTCACATCAAATCTACAGAGAACTAATGTTGCTCTTACAAGGGccag GCACTGTCTATGGATATTGGGAAATGACAATACACTAGTGAATAGTGGATCTGTTTGGAAAAACTTGGTCCTTGATGCTAAGAATCGTCAATGTTTCTTTTACGCTGATCAGGACAAGGATTTGGCTAAAGCAATTTTAGACGTGAAGAAAGAATTTGAACAGTTTGATGATTTGCTTAATCCTGATAGCATACTTTTTAGAAATGCTAGGTGGAAG GTTCTTTTTAGTGATAACTTTCTAAAATCATTTCAAAAATTGAAGTCTGTCCGGAGAAAGAAATCAGTTATAAACCTTCTACTTAAAATTTCCAGTGGCTGGAGACCCAAAAAGTTAAGCGTAGTTTGTGAAAGTTCTTCACCGATCTTAAAGCAATTTAAGGTTGAAGGTCTTTATATTGTTTGTGCAAATGACATAGTAAAGAAATGGAGTGACATTGAAAAGGAATTGAGGTACTCTCAAGTTTTGAAGATCTGGGATATAGCACCTATAGAGGATATTCCAAAATTAGTGAAACCTCTTGATAGTATGttcaaaaaatatacatatgaCTTTATTAATCGCTGCCAAGAGAAATATCTTGAGGG GGGTTTGGAAATTCCAAAGAGTTGGTCAATCTCTACTGATATTTTCCGGATTAGGAAACTTGATAACCATGAAAATGGGATTAATCTAAGTGGTTGTGCTACTGATGGCAGAAGTTATGTTGAGAATGCTAGAGTGAATGAGAGTCTTATGCTGATGAAATTCTACTGCTCATCAGTCGCAGTGACCCACTTGCTTTCTAACCATGATGGTGGTGAATTGGATCTACCATTTGAAGTATTTGACCAAGAGCTAGAGATAGTCATTTTTCCTAGAAGTACATTTGTACTGGGGCGGTCAGGTACTGGGAAAACTACTGTTTTGACTATGAAGTTATTTCAGAAAGAAAAACAGCACCATATGGCAAGGGAGTTATTGTATGAGGAAAAGGAGGTTAAGGAGACTGCTGCTAAGATGAAGGAAAATGTATTGCACCAACTTTTTGTGACAGTTAGTCCTAAACTGTGTTATGCTGTAAAACAACATGTTTCTCATTTCAAAAG CTTTTCCTATGGTGGTAATTCTTCAAAAGGAAGTAGTTTAATTGATATGTATGATTTTGACGATGCCTCTCAATTCAAGGATATCCCAGATTCGTTTGTTGATGTTCCTCCCCTGTCATATCCTCTTGTCATAAcatttcacaaatttttgataatgCTTGATGGAACTGTGGGTAATTCATACTTTGAAAGATTCCCTAAAGCAAGGAAAATTTCTAAGGGTCCAATAAGTAGTAGTTCAGTTTCCTTACAGAGCTTTATAAGGATGAAAGAAGTTAATTATGAAAGGTTTAGTACAACATACTGGCCCCGTTTCAATACCCAGCTAACTAAGAAGCTCGACTCTTCTAGAGTTTTCATAGAGATTATTTCCCATATAAAAGGTGGCCCACAAGCTACAAAGGCAGGTGATGGTAAACTCAGTCGTGAGGACTATGTTCGACTATCAAAGGGCCGGATTTCCCTTCTATGTAGACaggagagagagataatatatgagatctttcaaaattatgaaaaaatgaagaaacaaaatGGTGAGTTTGATTTTTCTGATCTTGTAATTGATCTTCATCGTCGATTAAGAGTTGAAAGATACAAGGGCGATGAAATGCATTTTGTATATGTGGATGAGGCGCAGGATCTTACATTAAGCCAAATTGctttattcaaatatatttgtaaaaatgttgaaGAGGGTTTTGTTTTCTCTGGTGATACTGCTCAGACGATTATGAAGGGAATTGACTTTAGATTCCAAGATATAAGATCCTTGTTCTACAATAAGTTTGTGCTAGAATCAAAAAGTAGCAGACAAGatggaagaaaagagaaaggaataaTCTCAGAGATCTTCCATTTGAGCCAGAACTTTCGTACTCATGATGGAGTTCTTAAGCTATCACAGAGTGTGATTGAACTTATTTATCATTTCTTTCCTCTATCTACTGATATTTTGCCGCCTGAGACTAGTCTTATATATGGTGAAGCTCCTATTTTGCTTGAATCAGGGAACAAAGAAAATGCTATTATAACTATTTTTGGCAAAAGTGGAAATAGTAGAGGAAGTATTGTTGGCTTCGGTGCAGAGCAGGTAATATTGGTACGAGATGATTTTGCTCGGAAGGAAATTACCAATCACGTTGGGAACCAAGCACTTGTTCTAACGATTGTGGAGTGCAAGGGCCTTGAATTTCAG GATGTATTGCTGTACAACTTTTTTAGCTCATCATCTCTGAAAAATGAATGGAGggtgatatataaatatatggaAGAGCAAGATTTGCTCGACTCAACTTTACCCATCTCCTTCCCAAGTTTCAATAAGGCTAAACACAATGTGTTGTGCTCCGAATTGAAGCAACTTTATGTGGCTATCACTCGTACCAGGCAGAGGTTGTGGATTTCTGAGAATTCAGAGGACCTCTGCAAACCAATGTTTGACTATTGGAAGAAAAAGTGTCTTGTCCAAGTCAGACAACTGGATGACTTACTTGCTCAGGAAATGCAGGTTTCTAGCAGTGCAGAGGAGTGGAAGTCCCGGGGCTTTAAG TTGTATTTAGAGCATAAGTTTGAATTTGCAATCACGTGCTTTGAAAGAGCTGGTGATATTTATTGGCAAAGAAGGTCCAAGGCTGAGGGCCTTAGAGAAAATGCTGACCATATGCGTGGTTCAAATCTTGGAAAGGCAAATGTTATGCTTAGGCAAGCTGCTGAAATATTTATAACTATAGGCAGAGTTGATTCTGCTGCACAATGTTTTTCTGATTTGGGGGAGTATGAAAGAGCAG GAAGGCTTTATTTAGAAAAGTGCGGGGAGTCTGAACTTCAAAGAGCAGGGGAATGCTTTTGTCTAGCAGGGTGCTATGAACTGGCAGCTGAGGTGTATGCTAAAGGCAACTTTTTCTCAGAATGTTTGAAAGTTTGCACCAAGGGAAAATTATTCAAAATGGGTTTCAAGTACATTCAGCATTGGAAAAATAATGCAACTAAGGATTTTGTTGTGGCTAGAAGAGGAAAAGAATTAGACAAGATTGAACATAAGTTTCTAGAGAGTGCTGctcgtcatcatcatcagctTAAAGATAGCAGATCCATGATGCAGTTTGTCAAAGCTTTTCAATCCATGAATTTGATGCGCAGATTTTTGAGATCTTTGGATTGCCTTGGTGAGCTTCTATTGCTGGAAGAAGAATCAGGAAACTTCTTAGAGGCTGCCAACATTGCAAAGCTGAGAGGGGAGATTCTACATGAAGCTGATCTTCTAGGGAAGGCAGGGAATGTCAAAGAAGCGTCCATGCTATTGCTCTTCTATGTGCTGTACAATTCACTTTGGACACCTGGAAGCAAGGGCTGGCCACTAAAGCAGTTTACACAGAAGCTGGAGCTTTTGGCAAAAGCCAAGTCATTTGCTAAGAATGACTCaaacttttattcttttgtttgtaCAGAGGCTGACATTTTATCAAATGAGCAGAGTAACTTGTCCATAACAAAAAAGTATTTGAATGCTTCTCAGAGACATAATAGTGTTGGTGGTGAAATAATTTCTGCTCGAAAAATTCTAGATGCTCATCTTCAGTCAAACTGTGCAAAGTATGTGTGGcatgattattttgtttttgatctGACAAAGCATTCGGAACAGGTGACATCTAGAAATCAGATTTCTGTAGAAACACTGTTTTACTTTTGGAATTTTTGGAAAGATAAGATTCTGAGCATTTTCAAGTATCTCAGATGTCTCGACACTCAAGATGTTAATGAATATAGAAGTTATGGAGATTTCTGTTTGAATTACTTGGGGGTGCGGAGGCAGTTTCATAATCTTAATGCAATCTATGTATTGCTCAACTCTGATGCGGATTGGGTCAGAGAGGACAGTAGATTCATTCATCGAAATGGAAATTTGGTTTATATTGATGTGAGACATTTTGTTGCAACTGCTCAAAGTTACTGGTGTTCAGAATTACTTTGTGCTGGTATGAAGGTTTTGGCCAATCTTGAAGCCCTTTACAATTTCTCAATGAATAATTATGCCCTCTCCCTGTTCTGCCAAAGCAGATCTCTTACGTATATCTATGAGGTTGCAAAGTTTCTTTTGGAATCCAAATATCTGAACTGTAGTCACTACAACAATAAGACATTGCAGAGATATGTTGAACTTTCTACCAAGTCTTTTTTTGGCTATATATTTCCCCTAGATTGGCGGAAATCATTGGCAGAGAACATGTTTTCTCTGAGAGAATTGGAGGTTTCAAGGAATTTACTAGAACAGGTCATAATTGAAAACATCAGCTTGAAGGGTAAGTTGACATACGGGCAAATTGGAAGAGTTGTAGTGATAACCCTTGGATTGGGTAAGATAAACAATGGTTTATATAAGGAGATTTTGAAAAGGTTTGATGGGACTTATGGAAATCCACCATGGAAGACATTCATTCAGGTTCTCCGTGGGAATATGGGACCAGAATTTCCTCAAGGTACTTTAACTGACAATAACTGTGAATCTCCAAGAGAACCGTGCATTCTGCTGAAGCTACAAGAAGCTTTGCTGGATACTTACAATGCAAATTGGAGAGAAGTTGACTATATTTCACCTGGTTGTTTCTTGTATCTTATTGAGCGCCTCCTAATCTTGGCATCTTCCTTCAAGGGATACTTTATCACTTCGAAGTCTTCTTTTGCTGAATGGTTTATCTATCAAGCTGCAGATACCAACCCAAATTCCACTTTAGTGGCTCAAATGAGACCATCCCATATTATCTTTGAGTTTATTGTCAAAGTTGTTCAGCGGCTTCTTTATGATAAGAATGATACAATGGATTGGATCAGAAGGTCTGATATAAATGTGAAGGACTACTATCCACTGTTGGTATTGAGATTGGTTTCTATAATATGTTTAGTTCATCTGAATTCTGGGGAATTTTTGGAATTTCTTTTGGAATTGCTTGGTAGGAGCTATATTACTCTGCAACTTCCGTGGGAATTTTATGATTTCATTCGGAGAAAACAGAAAGATATAAATGTGAATGTGCTAGCTGAAGCATTTAAAAAGATTCACAATCCTCTTGTAATTGTGAGTTTGGGAGGCAATTGTTCAAGGTTTCTATGTCCAGATGCCATTTTTGTGGACATGACGGTAAAACAGTGCAGGGAGGACATGTTAAAAGTCTTGTTTCCGAAGACAGTGAAACCATCACAAGGTCAAACTGAGACATTTGAAGTGGGAGTAACTAACTCTGGCAATGAAGTGCTTTCTTCAGGCACTTGTGATCAAGACAGTC